The following proteins are co-located in the Trichormus variabilis 0441 genome:
- a CDS encoding thermonuclease family protein encodes MFACLLLLVSCQAKNPATTSTQVRIARVVSGQTLEVVGMAEQPNLISQVRLIGVDAPDLRQRPWGNQSKEFLEKSIGDLDKPVMLEFDIEAKDTIGRTLAYVWKDDKLLNEQVVKQGYALFVERSPNHKYDQRLERAQQWARIMGQGIWSPDKPMRQTPTEFRRLNR; translated from the coding sequence ATGTTTGCCTGTTTGTTACTGCTGGTGAGTTGTCAAGCCAAAAACCCTGCCACAACATCAACTCAGGTGAGGATCGCGCGGGTGGTGAGTGGCCAGACTCTGGAAGTTGTGGGTATGGCGGAACAACCAAATTTAATTTCTCAAGTGCGATTAATTGGCGTGGATGCACCAGATTTGCGCCAACGTCCTTGGGGCAATCAGTCTAAGGAATTTTTAGAAAAATCCATAGGCGATTTAGACAAACCTGTAATGTTGGAGTTTGATATTGAAGCCAAAGACACAATTGGTCGGACATTGGCTTACGTGTGGAAAGATGACAAGTTATTAAATGAACAAGTAGTTAAACAAGGGTATGCTTTGTTTGTAGAGCGATCGCCTAACCACAAATACGATCAGCGTCTAGAACGCGCCCAACAATGGGCAAGAATCATGGGTCAAGGTATTTGGAGTCCAGATAAACCCATGCGTCAAACACCTACTGAGTTTCGTCGCCTGAATCGCTAG
- a CDS encoding indolepyruvate ferredoxin oxidoreductase subunit alpha — MPHTIVTDVCEGVADCVDACPVACIHEGPGKNVKGTDWYWIDFSTCIDCGICLQVCPVEKAIVPEERPDLQKTP; from the coding sequence ATGCCACACACTATTGTTACTGATGTTTGTGAAGGTGTTGCCGACTGCGTAGATGCTTGTCCAGTGGCTTGTATTCATGAAGGCCCTGGTAAAAATGTCAAGGGAACAGATTGGTACTGGATTGATTTTTCCACTTGTATTGATTGCGGTATCTGTCTACAAGTATGCCCTGTAGAAAAGGCCATCGTGCCAGAAGAAAGACCAGATTTGCAGAAAACTCCGTAA
- a CDS encoding inositol monophosphatase family protein encodes MTNLQIFLDIATEAALAAGAVLQGYLGKLEDAVTEKGRPGDLVTAADKASEAVVLEIIRRHFPQHSILAEESGKLGNQDNEYLWAIDPLDGTTNYAHQYPAFCVSIGLLINGVPQVGVIYDPFHDELFRGAAGLGATRDRRPIKVSDTSELSKSLLVTGFAYDRRETPDNNYAEFCHLTHLTQGVRRSGSAALDLAHVACGRVDGYWERGISPWDIVAGVILLQEAGGKVTAYDGTPLKIATGRILATNGSIHDNLSRALMQVPPLSAWE; translated from the coding sequence ATGACTAATTTACAAATTTTTCTCGATATTGCGACAGAAGCCGCCTTGGCTGCGGGTGCGGTTTTACAGGGTTACTTGGGTAAGTTAGAAGATGCAGTTACAGAAAAAGGTCGTCCTGGTGATTTAGTTACCGCCGCCGATAAAGCCTCAGAAGCGGTAGTTTTAGAAATTATTCGTCGCCACTTTCCTCAACACTCCATTTTGGCTGAGGAATCGGGAAAGTTGGGAAATCAAGATAATGAATATCTTTGGGCGATCGATCCCTTAGATGGAACAACTAATTACGCCCACCAATACCCAGCTTTTTGTGTTTCTATTGGGCTACTAATTAACGGTGTACCTCAAGTTGGTGTGATTTACGACCCATTTCATGATGAGTTATTCCGGGGGGCTGCTGGTTTGGGTGCAACACGCGATCGCCGTCCTATCAAGGTTTCTGATACTTCAGAATTGAGTAAAAGCTTGTTGGTAACTGGATTTGCCTACGATCGCCGGGAAACACCAGATAATAACTATGCGGAATTTTGTCACCTCACTCATCTCACCCAAGGCGTAAGGCGTAGCGGTTCAGCAGCCTTAGATTTAGCCCATGTAGCTTGTGGGCGTGTGGACGGTTATTGGGAACGAGGAATATCACCTTGGGATATTGTTGCTGGGGTGATTCTATTACAGGAAGCGGGTGGCAAAGTTACTGCCTATGATGGTACTCCCTTAAAAATTGCCACTGGCAGAATTCTTGCAACCAATGGTTCTATTCATGACAATCTGAGTCGGGCATTAATGCAAGTGCCACCGCTATCGGCTTGGGAATAA
- a CDS encoding ATP phosphoribosyltransferase regulatory subunit encodes MVYQPAAGARDLLPLDVAQKRWIEDKLQQVFHRWGYHRIITSTLERMDTLMAGEAIQRQMVIQLQNSEDEELGLRPELTASIARAVVTRMTNLRHPQRLYYNANVFRRIWENRHNRQQEFYQAGVELLGVGGLLANAEVLLLAGNCLTALGLQDWHLILGEAGITRSLLDAFPINLRAKVRSAIAHLDRITIDTLPLTDELRERARIMLDLRGNSTDVLQKVSSLNLDAEQQEAVNNLQSLVELLESGGKFPIILDLSLIQTIDYYTGIVFEIVNNTDSQARVLGRGGRYDQLLGLYHPQGENIPGIGFVLNIEDLYQVLLTTQQLPQETPASDWLVVPENPKAHSAAFAHAQKLRESPDLVRVELDLGGTDIPAIQQYARDRRIAQIAWIKADGSLIIEKVSQ; translated from the coding sequence ATGGTGTATCAACCAGCAGCGGGAGCCAGGGATTTATTACCTTTAGATGTGGCTCAAAAACGCTGGATTGAAGATAAGTTACAACAAGTGTTTCACCGTTGGGGTTATCACAGAATCATAACCTCAACGCTGGAGCGCATGGATACCTTGATGGCGGGTGAAGCAATTCAACGTCAGATGGTGATTCAACTACAAAATTCTGAAGATGAAGAGTTGGGATTGCGTCCAGAGTTGACAGCTTCTATTGCTCGTGCTGTTGTTACACGCATGACAAATCTGCGTCATCCCCAGCGCCTTTATTACAATGCCAACGTCTTTCGTCGCATCTGGGAAAATAGGCACAATCGCCAGCAAGAGTTTTATCAAGCTGGTGTGGAATTGTTGGGTGTCGGTGGACTTTTGGCAAATGCGGAAGTGTTGCTGTTGGCGGGTAATTGTTTGACAGCACTGGGTTTACAAGATTGGCATTTAATTTTAGGTGAAGCGGGAATCACCCGATCGCTTTTAGATGCTTTTCCCATCAATTTACGTGCTAAAGTTCGTAGTGCGATCGCTCACCTTGACCGCATTACAATCGACACTCTCCCCTTAACTGACGAACTGCGCGAACGTGCCAGAATCATGCTGGATTTGCGAGGAAACAGCACCGATGTGTTGCAAAAAGTCAGTAGCCTCAATTTAGATGCAGAACAGCAAGAGGCGGTTAATAACCTCCAGTCTCTAGTAGAGTTATTAGAATCTGGGGGTAAATTTCCGATAATTCTCGACCTGAGTCTGATTCAAACCATAGACTACTACACTGGTATTGTCTTTGAGATTGTCAACAATACCGATTCACAAGCAAGGGTTTTAGGACGTGGTGGACGCTACGACCAGCTTTTAGGGTTGTATCATCCCCAAGGAGAAAATATTCCGGGGATTGGATTTGTCCTGAATATCGAAGACTTATACCAAGTTCTTTTAACTACACAGCAATTACCACAGGAAACCCCGGCTAGTGATTGGTTAGTCGTGCCAGAAAACCCAAAAGCCCATAGTGCGGCTTTTGCCCATGCTCAAAAACTACGTGAATCTCCTGATTTAGTTAGAGTAGAATTAGACTTGGGTGGCACAGATATACCAGCCATTCAACAATATGCCCGCGATCGCCGTATTGCTCAAATCGCTTGGATCAAGGCCGACGGATCACTAATAATTGAAAAGGTGAGTCAATAG
- a CDS encoding J domain-containing protein: MSLRIDRGLFKYDFIDHHAILCVAVDADNKEIRKRYLTIARHLHPDSSAIVTDTEKKLASELLSKLVNPAYETLSAERTRSEHIIVLSQIGKRLLQESASIELTTDLAKQLASAPNFDLLYKSAIAKMGETQYKSLKESIPIISQISELNLVYLMRTAGKALAAAAPAAKSTVSSTPTQPSNTSAPPPPEPPKEDASIDQYLRRAQTLIDKNQFPPAEVELKDALKIAPKSSRCHSLLAFVYLKQNKLKMAKIHFDNALKLDPNDQTALTWKPKIDKALGQQSGSSNVNAPSSNGDKQPDKSGGGLFGGLFGGKKK, encoded by the coding sequence ATGTCTTTGAGAATAGATCGTGGATTATTTAAATATGATTTCATAGACCATCACGCAATCTTGTGTGTAGCTGTTGATGCGGATAATAAAGAAATCCGCAAGCGATATCTGACAATTGCTCGCCATTTACACCCTGATAGCAGTGCTATTGTCACCGACACAGAAAAAAAATTAGCTAGCGAATTATTATCAAAGTTGGTGAACCCAGCTTATGAGACTCTATCAGCAGAACGAACTCGTTCCGAACACATTATTGTTTTATCCCAAATAGGTAAGCGTTTATTACAGGAATCGGCTTCTATTGAACTGACTACTGATTTAGCTAAACAGTTAGCATCTGCCCCCAATTTTGATCTACTTTATAAAAGTGCGATCGCTAAAATGGGGGAAACTCAATATAAATCGCTAAAAGAATCAATTCCCATCATTTCCCAAATTAGCGAGTTGAATTTAGTTTACTTGATGCGGACTGCGGGGAAAGCTCTAGCCGCAGCAGCACCAGCCGCTAAATCCACAGTTAGTTCAACTCCCACTCAGCCAAGCAACACCTCTGCACCACCCCCACCAGAACCACCAAAAGAAGATGCGTCTATTGACCAGTATTTACGCCGCGCTCAAACTTTGATTGACAAGAACCAATTCCCCCCAGCTGAAGTAGAGTTGAAAGATGCGCTGAAGATAGCTCCTAAGAGTAGCCGTTGTCACAGCTTGCTGGCTTTTGTATATCTGAAGCAAAATAAGCTGAAAATGGCGAAAATTCATTTCGATAATGCCCTAAAATTAGACCCCAATGATCAAACAGCGTTGACATGGAAACCTAAAATAGATAAGGCTCTAGGTCAACAATCTGGTAGCTCTAATGTCAATGCACCTTCCAGTAATGGCGATAAACAGCCAGATAAATCTGGAGGTGGTTTGTTTGGTGGCTTGTTTGGTGGGAAGAAAAAATAG
- a CDS encoding PEP-CTERM sorting domain-containing protein (PEP-CTERM proteins occur, often in large numbers, in the proteomes of bacteria that also encode an exosortase, a predicted intramembrane cysteine proteinase. The presence of a PEP-CTERM domain at a protein's C-terminus predicts cleavage within the sorting domain, followed by covalent anchoring to some some component of the (usually Gram-negative) cell surface. Many PEP-CTERM proteins exhibit an unusual sequence composition that includes large numbers of potential glycosylation sites. Expression of one such protein has been shown restore the ability of a bacterium to form floc, a type of biofilm.), with protein MKRLSILPSVHLCVFSLSCVAINLLSSQSATAASFDLSFTSLAGTINVNPLNKASTSIYRADLSMVGFDITAIKLSDIIGISAGSPGKFSGFDLDAIKISDRLITNAEDVKTLPGLDVFDFTPPQTIFSPGTKRDPGNSIYAHYFAGNDLFGSKDGEVDNSIATLGSFDANAITDNTARGFLSLGEGGEILFQLTQKVSTANPLYIYIGEVGNNGEQVRGRVTAIGTISSATTVPEPASLGALSLMGLYLTRCIRKKKKIA; from the coding sequence ATGAAAAGGCTCAGTATCTTACCTAGTGTTCATCTCTGCGTTTTCAGCTTGTCCTGTGTAGCTATTAACTTGCTGTCGTCACAAAGCGCCACAGCCGCTAGTTTTGATCTGAGTTTTACATCTTTAGCGGGAACAATTAATGTCAATCCATTAAATAAAGCTTCAACTAGTATATATAGAGCCGATCTTTCAATGGTTGGCTTTGATATTACAGCAATTAAACTCAGTGACATTATAGGTATATCCGCAGGTTCTCCTGGTAAATTTAGCGGTTTTGATTTGGATGCAATTAAAATCAGTGACAGGTTGATTACAAATGCTGAAGATGTCAAAACCCTTCCTGGGTTAGATGTGTTTGATTTTACTCCACCGCAAACCATTTTTTCCCCTGGAACTAAACGCGATCCTGGCAATTCAATTTATGCCCACTATTTTGCTGGTAACGATTTATTTGGTAGTAAAGACGGTGAAGTTGATAACAGTATTGCTACACTAGGTAGCTTTGATGCCAATGCCATAACTGATAATACAGCCAGGGGATTTCTCAGTTTAGGCGAAGGTGGGGAAATTTTATTTCAACTCACCCAAAAAGTCTCAACAGCTAACCCATTGTATATTTACATTGGAGAGGTAGGTAATAATGGTGAGCAGGTAAGAGGTCGAGTGACGGCTATTGGCACAATCAGTAGCGCAACTACTGTTCCTGAACCTGCTAGCTTAGGGGCTTTGTCTTTAATGGGACTCTACTTAACAAGATGTATTCGGAAAAAGAAGAAAATTGCCTAA
- a CDS encoding ABC transporter ATP-binding protein — MSGSAQNFTPLLEVENVHAGYIKDVDILQGVNFRVESGELVTVIGPNGAGKSTLAKTIFGLLTPHTGKITFKGKNIAGLKSNQIVRLGMCYVPQIANVFPSLSVEENLEMGAFIRNDSLQPLKEKIFAMFPRLSDRRRQRAGTLSGGERQMLAMGKALMLEPSLLVLDEPSAALSPILVTQVFEQVKQINQEGTAIILVEQNARKALEMADRGYVLESGRDAISGPGQELLTDPKVAELYLGAGKRH, encoded by the coding sequence ATGTCAGGTTCAGCACAAAATTTTACGCCTCTGCTAGAAGTTGAAAACGTCCATGCAGGATACATCAAAGATGTAGACATATTGCAGGGGGTGAATTTTCGAGTTGAATCAGGGGAACTAGTGACAGTAATTGGCCCAAATGGTGCTGGTAAATCTACCTTAGCAAAAACTATTTTTGGACTTTTGACACCCCATACAGGCAAAATTACTTTTAAAGGTAAGAATATTGCTGGACTGAAATCGAATCAAATCGTCCGCTTGGGAATGTGTTATGTGCCGCAAATTGCCAATGTCTTTCCATCCCTGAGTGTGGAAGAAAATTTAGAGATGGGGGCGTTTATCCGCAATGATTCCCTGCAACCATTGAAAGAGAAAATATTTGCGATGTTTCCTAGATTAAGCGATCGCCGTCGTCAACGCGCAGGCACACTCTCCGGTGGAGAACGTCAGATGTTGGCAATGGGCAAAGCTTTAATGTTAGAACCTAGTTTGCTGGTGTTAGATGAACCATCTGCGGCCTTATCGCCAATTTTAGTAACACAAGTATTTGAGCAAGTTAAACAAATCAATCAAGAGGGAACAGCAATTATCCTAGTCGAACAAAATGCCCGTAAAGCTTTAGAAATGGCAGACCGTGGTTATGTACTAGAATCTGGACGTGATGCCATATCCGGCCCCGGACAAGAGTTATTAACTGATCCCAAAGTAGCTGAACTATACTTAGGTGCAGGGAAAAGGCATTAG